A genomic region of Nitrospirota bacterium contains the following coding sequences:
- a CDS encoding GYD domain-containing protein, with translation MAQYVILSKLTDEGRKTLKENPNRIFEVNKELESMGVRVTEQFAVLGPYDFVNIIEAPDNETIMRMSTELGARGSVELLTLPAIPVDTLIKNITSGQMAAAGRK, from the coding sequence ATGGCACAGTACGTAATTCTCAGCAAGCTGACCGACGAGGGCAGAAAGACGCTCAAGGAAAACCCGAACAGGATATTCGAAGTAAACAAGGAGCTCGAGTCGATGGGCGTCAGGGTCACCGAGCAGTTCGCGGTGCTCGGCCCCTACGACTTCGTCAATATCATCGAGGCCCCCGACAACGAGACGATCATGAGGATGTCGACCGAGCTGGGCGCCCGCGGATCGGTCGAGCTCCTCACGCTTCCCGCCATACCGGTGGATACGCTGATCAAGAACATAACCTCCGGTCAAATGGCGGCTGCAGGAAGGAAATAA
- a CDS encoding tetrathionate reductase family octaheme c-type cytochrome, with amino-acid sequence MRAHCRVIVALAVMLVAPAYGLAASMDHSPLIQGPFTSGEEVSKVCIQCHDQQAGDVMNTPHYKWKGAPRTVKGMESSTEEYGKANLLNNFCTDVEGGSRSFCVKCHAGYGWVDNDKLPQDKSKVDCLVCHAKEGNYKKGLGGEVDKRLMEAGKINLVKAAQSVGMPNRDNCGVCHFHGGGGDAVKHGDMDSALSKPTRDHDVHMGGPADMTCQACHVTKDHKIAGASTFLATHDGRVGCGDCHRDPHKSSGAHKTLARHERTVACQTCHIPVFAKEHATKMSWDWSTAGRDIEDIQEEFGKETYAKHKGTFTYGKNVVPTYAWYNGTIERYLKGQKIADPKKVVYISKPVGDIRDRSSKIYPFKVHTGKQPMDSQHKHLSIFQNFGGLWSHYNWEKALADGAKASGLPYSGKHEFVSTAFYGSINHEVAPKGRALKCADCHFSGHRLDWKALGYAGDPMRVGGRFEAASDEGEGTKADERPAKPAKKKAGRKA; translated from the coding sequence GTGAGAGCACATTGCAGGGTAATCGTCGCGCTCGCTGTGATGCTCGTGGCCCCTGCTTACGGGCTTGCGGCATCGATGGACCATTCCCCGTTGATTCAGGGACCGTTCACTTCCGGCGAGGAGGTGAGCAAGGTCTGCATCCAGTGCCATGACCAGCAGGCGGGGGATGTCATGAATACTCCCCACTACAAATGGAAAGGCGCTCCCCGGACCGTCAAGGGCATGGAGAGCAGCACAGAAGAGTACGGAAAGGCCAACCTGCTCAACAATTTCTGCACCGATGTCGAGGGCGGCAGCAGGTCCTTCTGCGTCAAGTGCCATGCGGGATACGGCTGGGTCGATAACGACAAGCTTCCACAGGACAAGTCGAAAGTAGACTGCCTCGTCTGCCACGCCAAAGAGGGTAACTACAAAAAAGGCCTCGGCGGCGAAGTCGATAAGAGGCTCATGGAAGCGGGCAAGATCAATCTCGTGAAGGCTGCCCAGAGCGTCGGCATGCCGAACAGGGATAACTGCGGCGTCTGCCACTTCCACGGCGGCGGCGGCGATGCCGTAAAGCACGGCGATATGGACTCCGCGCTCAGCAAGCCGACGAGAGATCACGACGTGCATATGGGCGGTCCCGCCGATATGACCTGCCAGGCCTGCCACGTTACAAAGGACCATAAGATCGCCGGCGCCTCGACCTTTCTCGCAACGCACGACGGCAGGGTAGGCTGCGGCGATTGCCACCGCGATCCGCATAAATCCTCCGGCGCCCACAAGACGCTGGCGAGACACGAGAGGACCGTCGCCTGCCAGACCTGCCATATCCCTGTCTTTGCAAAGGAGCACGCGACCAAGATGAGCTGGGACTGGTCTACGGCAGGCCGGGATATCGAAGATATCCAGGAAGAGTTCGGCAAGGAGACCTACGCAAAGCACAAGGGTACCTTCACCTACGGCAAGAACGTAGTCCCGACCTACGCCTGGTACAACGGCACCATAGAGCGGTACCTGAAGGGACAGAAGATCGCCGATCCGAAAAAAGTCGTCTACATCTCCAAGCCGGTCGGCGACATCAGGGACAGGAGCTCCAAGATATATCCCTTCAAGGTGCATACCGGCAAGCAGCCGATGGATTCGCAGCACAAGCATCTCTCGATCTTCCAGAACTTCGGCGGCCTCTGGAGCCACTACAACTGGGAAAAGGCCCTTGCCGACGGCGCGAAGGCATCGGGGCTGCCCTATAGCGGCAAGCACGAGTTCGTCTCTACCGCCTTTTACGGCAGCATAAACCACGAAGTGGCGCCGAAGGGGAGGGCCCTGAAGTGCGCCGACTGCCATTTCAGCGGCCATCGCCTCGACTGGAAGGCCCTGGGCTATGCCGGAGATCCCATGAGGGTCGGCGGGAGGTTCGAAGCTGCGTCGGACGAGGGTGAGGGAACCAAAGCCGACGAGAGGCCGGCCAAGCCCGCGAAGAAGAAGGCAGGCAGGAAAGCGTAA
- the panC gene encoding pantoate--beta-alanine ligase, whose protein sequence is METIRIPRIMQETSKVHRIKGRTIGLVPTMGALHEGHLSLVKRAKNENDVVVVSIFVNPLQFGRNEDFDRYPRDIERDRELLKRLDIDVLFAPDPKLMYPDAFATSVTVGRCSDTLCGAFRPGHFTGVATVVAKLFNQVKPTRAYFGQKDFQQTVVIRRMVEDLNMDIEIVIGQTIREADGLALSSRNAYLSGAERQAAALLYQVLLASSGAVTPGERTDEVREAMHKALRAAPLIAEVQYAGVYDPATLEELAEFGKRNLLAVAVKIGGTRLIDNMLVEK, encoded by the coding sequence ATGGAAACCATACGCATTCCCCGTATAATGCAGGAGACCTCGAAGGTCCATCGTATCAAGGGCAGGACCATCGGCCTCGTCCCCACGATGGGAGCGCTTCACGAAGGGCATCTCAGTCTCGTCAAACGGGCGAAGAACGAAAATGACGTCGTTGTCGTCAGCATCTTCGTCAACCCCCTCCAGTTCGGGCGGAACGAGGACTTCGACCGCTACCCCAGAGATATCGAGCGGGACAGGGAGCTGCTGAAAAGGCTCGACATCGACGTGCTCTTCGCTCCTGACCCGAAGCTGATGTATCCCGACGCGTTCGCTACGTCCGTAACCGTCGGTCGATGCTCGGACACGCTCTGCGGCGCCTTCAGGCCCGGCCATTTTACCGGCGTGGCGACCGTCGTCGCCAAGCTCTTCAACCAGGTGAAGCCGACGAGGGCGTACTTCGGCCAGAAGGATTTCCAGCAGACGGTGGTGATCAGGAGAATGGTCGAGGACCTGAACATGGATATCGAGATCGTCATCGGGCAGACGATACGGGAAGCCGACGGCCTTGCCCTGAGCTCGAGAAACGCCTATCTTTCCGGCGCCGAGCGGCAGGCAGCTGCCCTCCTTTACCAGGTGCTGCTGGCGTCGTCGGGGGCGGTTACGCCGGGGGAAAGGACCGACGAAGTACGGGAAGCGATGCATAAGGCCCTCCGCGCCGCGCCGCTTATCGCCGAGGTGCAGTATGCCGGTGTCTACGACCCGGCGACCCTGGAAGAGCTCGCGGAATTCGGGAAGAGAAATCTCCTCGCCGTAGCCGTGAAGATCGGCGGCACCAGGCTGATCGACAACATGCTCGTCGAGAAATAA
- the glgC gene encoding glucose-1-phosphate adenylyltransferase: protein MRKDSKTAALKEVLALILAGGKGERLHPLTIHRAKPAVPFGGKYRIIDFTLSNCINSQIRKMAIMTQYKSLSLDRHLAMGWEHLLNPSLDEFIISIPPQQRIDERWYEGTADAVYQNLYFIEKEAPSYLLILSGDHIYKMDYAKMLAFHLEHDAVGTIASIEVDRRSASSFGIMETDEEHRIIGFEEKPKEPKTLPGRPDHCLASMGVYLFTTSNLIEALKSDAGTPSDHDFGKDIIPRMIASGGLYAYNFRDENRKSAEYWRDVGTIDAYWEANMDLVSVDPLLNLYDNDWPIRTYQQQGPPAKFVFAQKYPGGRIGSALDSIVCDGCIVSGGSVQSSVLSPAVRINSWASVEESILMENVEIGRRARIRRAIIDKDVKVPPDFVIGYDLEQDRRRFHVSPKGIVVIPKGADFSGMGKTAAQEVCAGALPARPQSFP, encoded by the coding sequence ATGAGAAAAGACTCTAAAACCGCTGCCCTCAAAGAGGTGCTCGCCCTTATCCTCGCCGGCGGCAAGGGTGAACGCCTGCACCCGCTGACCATACACCGGGCCAAGCCGGCGGTGCCCTTCGGCGGGAAGTACCGCATCATCGACTTCACCCTCAGCAACTGCATCAATTCGCAGATCCGGAAGATGGCGATCATGACCCAGTACAAGTCGCTCTCCCTCGACCGCCACCTCGCCATGGGATGGGAGCACCTCCTGAACCCCTCGCTCGATGAGTTCATCATCTCGATCCCGCCGCAGCAGCGCATCGACGAGCGGTGGTACGAGGGGACCGCCGACGCCGTCTACCAGAACCTCTATTTCATAGAGAAGGAGGCGCCCTCCTATCTTCTCATCCTCTCGGGCGACCACATTTACAAGATGGACTACGCGAAGATGCTCGCCTTCCACCTCGAGCACGACGCCGTCGGCACCATAGCGTCGATCGAGGTGGACCGCCGGAGCGCCTCCTCCTTCGGCATCATGGAGACCGACGAGGAGCACCGCATCATCGGCTTCGAGGAAAAGCCCAAAGAGCCGAAGACGCTCCCGGGCCGTCCGGACCACTGCCTCGCCTCGATGGGCGTCTACCTCTTCACTACCAGCAATCTGATCGAGGCGCTGAAGAGCGATGCCGGGACACCGTCGGATCACGACTTCGGCAAGGACATCATTCCCCGCATGATCGCATCGGGCGGGCTCTACGCCTACAATTTCAGGGATGAAAACAGGAAGTCGGCCGAATACTGGAGAGACGTGGGCACCATCGACGCCTACTGGGAGGCGAACATGGACCTCGTCTCGGTCGACCCGCTGCTCAATCTCTACGACAACGACTGGCCGATCAGGACCTACCAGCAGCAGGGCCCTCCTGCAAAATTCGTCTTCGCGCAGAAGTATCCGGGCGGGAGGATCGGCTCGGCGCTCGACTCGATCGTCTGCGACGGCTGCATCGTCAGCGGCGGGAGCGTCCAGAGCTCGGTGCTCTCTCCCGCGGTCAGAATCAACAGCTGGGCCTCGGTGGAGGAGTCGATCCTCATGGAGAATGTCGAGATCGGGAGGCGGGCGAGGATACGGAGGGCGATCATCGATAAGGACGTGAAGGTCCCGCCGGACTTCGTCATCGGCTACGATCTCGAGCAGGACCGCCGGCGCTTCCACGTCAGTCCGAAGGGGATCGTCGTCATTCCCAAGGGCGCGGACTTCAGCGGGATGGGGAAGACGGCGGCGCAGGAAGTCTGTGCCGGCGCCCTGCCGGCGCGTCCGCAGAGCTTCCCGTAA
- a CDS encoding nodulation protein NfeD, with protein sequence MQGRSHLFQRTIAPALRRIAGLLCLAALAGPASGKPVPDKLDEPAATGAPRPRVVVLTIDGVINPVAAEYLESALKKAAARKGGPDAVDALVVMLDTPGGLDSSMRSMVRAIVSSPVPVVVYVAPSGARAASAGVFITMAAHVAAMAPGTNIGAAHPVAVGEKMDKVMSDKATNDAAAYIRSIAAERGRNAEWAEEAVRKSVSITAAEAVEKNVVDLVAKDMPELLSAIDGRRVTTAKGQQVLRTAQAVTEPYEMGLRHKILDLISNPNVAYILMLLGFYGLFFELTNPGAIFPGVIGAISLILGFYAFQTLPVNYAGLLLILAGIVLFILEAAVTSYGMLTLGGVASLVLGSLMLFDSPFPFFKLSLWVVIPAALATALFFFATFRLAYRAFRNRPVTGAEGLVGAEGSARSDITAEGGMAFIHGELWSAFSDETVRKGEPVRVEAVKGLKLKVRRVRLP encoded by the coding sequence ATGCAAGGGCGTTCGCATCTCTTTCAGAGGACCATCGCACCGGCACTCCGTCGTATCGCCGGCCTCCTCTGTCTCGCCGCACTCGCCGGCCCTGCCTCTGGCAAGCCCGTCCCCGATAAGCTTGATGAGCCTGCTGCGACCGGCGCGCCGCGGCCGCGGGTAGTCGTGCTCACCATCGACGGCGTGATCAACCCCGTTGCTGCGGAGTATCTCGAGTCCGCTCTTAAAAAAGCTGCGGCGCGCAAGGGCGGACCGGATGCGGTCGATGCGCTGGTCGTCATGCTCGATACCCCCGGCGGCCTCGACAGCTCGATGAGGAGCATGGTACGCGCTATCGTGAGCTCGCCGGTGCCGGTGGTGGTGTATGTGGCGCCGAGCGGCGCCCGTGCGGCGTCGGCCGGGGTGTTCATCACTATGGCCGCCCATGTGGCGGCAATGGCGCCGGGAACGAATATCGGCGCTGCCCATCCTGTTGCGGTGGGGGAGAAGATGGATAAGGTGATGTCCGATAAGGCGACGAACGATGCGGCCGCCTATATCCGGTCCATCGCCGCAGAGCGGGGGAGAAACGCCGAGTGGGCGGAAGAGGCGGTGCGCAAGAGCGTCTCGATCACCGCAGCGGAAGCGGTGGAGAAGAACGTGGTCGATCTCGTCGCGAAGGATATGCCCGAGCTCCTCTCGGCGATCGACGGCAGGCGGGTCACGACAGCGAAGGGGCAACAGGTGCTTCGTACTGCGCAGGCGGTCACAGAGCCTTACGAAATGGGCCTGCGGCATAAAATCCTCGATCTGATCAGCAACCCCAATGTGGCGTATATCCTTATGCTCCTCGGGTTTTACGGTCTCTTCTTCGAGCTCACCAACCCGGGCGCCATCTTCCCGGGCGTGATCGGTGCGATCTCGCTCATCCTCGGCTTTTACGCGTTCCAGACCCTTCCGGTGAACTATGCAGGGCTCCTGCTGATCCTCGCCGGCATCGTTCTCTTCATCCTCGAAGCAGCGGTCACCTCCTACGGCATGCTGACCCTCGGCGGCGTCGCCTCGCTGGTGCTCGGGTCGCTGATGCTCTTCGATTCTCCGTTCCCCTTCTTCAAGCTCTCCCTCTGGGTCGTTATCCCCGCAGCACTGGCTACGGCCTTGTTCTTCTTCGCCACCTTCAGGCTCGCCTACCGGGCGTTCAGGAACAGGCCCGTCACCGGCGCCGAGGGGCTCGTCGGCGCGGAAGGGTCGGCGCGCTCGGATATCACTGCCGAGGGCGGCATGGCCTTTATCCACGGCGAGCTGTGGTCCGCTTTCTCCGATGAGACGGTCCGGAAGGGCGAGCCTGTCCGCGTGGAAGCGGTGAAGGGGCTGAAGCTGAAGGTGCGGCGGGTCCGGCTTCCTTGA
- a CDS encoding NAD(P)-dependent oxidoreductase: protein MKALVTGATGFIGSHLVDSLIREGLEVSCLVRDTSNMKYLEDLYCRTVRGDCTESASLAAAVRGVDYVFHLAGLTKACTEEDFYRINAKGTENLIEAVRLHNPTIKRFVHLSSLAAVGPSADSTPLTETCTAAPVSLYGKSKLEGERAVLRRRDDLPVTVIRPPAVYGPRDRDLLVFFKMTKSGIVPYWGKCSYSFIYIDDLIRGIIRSALSEQARGEIFFLSDGNIYSTDDIIDAIAEAVQRRPMRVSVPRFVMPLLGLISEKVKGAAIINSDKIREMQHSYWICDTSKARERLQFEPKVNIREGARWTADWYTIHQWL from the coding sequence ATGAAAGCGCTTGTAACCGGAGCAACGGGGTTCATCGGCAGTCATCTCGTTGACTCTCTGATTCGTGAGGGGCTCGAGGTATCCTGTCTGGTGCGGGACACCTCGAACATGAAGTACCTCGAGGACCTCTACTGCAGGACCGTACGGGGCGACTGTACCGAGAGCGCCTCGCTCGCCGCCGCTGTCCGGGGCGTGGATTATGTCTTCCATCTCGCGGGCCTCACCAAGGCCTGCACCGAAGAGGATTTTTACCGGATCAATGCCAAGGGTACGGAGAATCTCATCGAGGCGGTGCGTCTGCATAACCCGACGATCAAGCGGTTCGTCCACCTGAGCAGCCTCGCTGCAGTCGGTCCGAGCGCCGACAGCACGCCCCTCACCGAGACCTGCACCGCGGCGCCGGTGTCGCTCTACGGCAAGAGCAAGCTCGAAGGCGAGCGTGCGGTGCTGCGGCGGCGCGACGACCTGCCGGTTACCGTCATACGGCCCCCCGCAGTCTACGGCCCCCGCGACCGGGACCTCCTGGTCTTCTTCAAAATGACGAAGTCCGGCATAGTCCCCTACTGGGGGAAGTGTTCCTATTCATTCATATATATTGACGATCTGATACGTGGTATAATACGTTCCGCGCTGAGCGAACAGGCGCGGGGGGAGATATTCTTCCTGTCCGATGGAAATATTTATTCCACGGATGATATCATTGATGCTATCGCCGAAGCGGTGCAGCGCCGGCCGATGCGCGTATCGGTCCCCCGGTTCGTGATGCCTCTCCTGGGTCTCATTTCTGAAAAAGTTAAGGGAGCTGCTATTATCAACAGCGATAAGATAAGGGAAATGCAACACTCCTACTGGATTTGTGATACATCGAAGGCGAGAGAGCGGCTGCAGTTCGAGCCGAAAGTAAACATCAGGGAAGGAGCACGATGGACAGCAGACTGGTACACCATCCACCAATGGCTATGA
- a CDS encoding pyridoxal phosphate-dependent aminotransferase family protein, translated as MDSRLVHHPPMAMTARTDIFEKCFRFTAARDLQKIGVYPFFRVIESAQDPEVVMNGKRMIMVGSNNYLGLTNHPKVKEAAVEAVRKYGTGCAGSRFLNGTLDIHVALEEKLARFMRKEAALVFSTGFQVNLGVISALVGKDDVVVIDKMDHASIVDGCRLSYGEVKRYKHNDMADLERVLSDNNGRGKLVVVDGVFSMEGDIVELPDVVAISRKYGARVMVDDAHGIGVLGRTGRGTAEHFGMEKDVDLIMGTYSKSLASIGGFIAGDEDVIHYIKHFGRALIFSASPPPASVASVSAALDIIESESERIERLWANTNKMLAAFRELGFEIGPSQTPIIPVIVGEDETAFRMVMALQQEGVFANVAVSPAVPPGKALIRTSYMATHTEEQLDRVIEAFKKVGKAFGLI; from the coding sequence ATGGACAGCAGACTGGTACACCATCCACCAATGGCTATGACCGCACGGACGGATATCTTCGAGAAGTGCTTCAGGTTCACCGCCGCCCGCGATCTCCAGAAGATCGGCGTCTATCCCTTCTTCAGGGTTATAGAGAGTGCGCAGGATCCCGAAGTCGTCATGAACGGGAAACGGATGATCATGGTCGGCTCGAACAACTACCTGGGGCTCACCAACCACCCGAAGGTAAAAGAGGCGGCGGTCGAGGCGGTCAGGAAATACGGCACGGGGTGTGCGGGCTCGCGCTTCCTCAACGGCACACTCGATATCCATGTGGCGCTCGAAGAGAAACTGGCGCGTTTCATGCGCAAGGAGGCGGCGCTCGTCTTCTCGACGGGGTTCCAGGTGAACCTCGGCGTGATCTCGGCGCTCGTCGGCAAGGATGACGTGGTCGTCATCGACAAGATGGACCACGCGAGCATCGTCGACGGCTGCCGCCTGTCGTACGGCGAGGTGAAGCGCTACAAGCATAATGATATGGCCGATCTCGAGCGGGTCCTTTCGGATAACAACGGCAGGGGCAAGCTCGTCGTGGTCGACGGCGTCTTCAGCATGGAGGGCGACATCGTCGAGCTTCCCGACGTGGTGGCGATTTCGAGAAAGTACGGCGCCCGCGTCATGGTGGACGATGCCCACGGCATCGGCGTGCTCGGCAGGACGGGCCGCGGTACGGCCGAGCACTTCGGCATGGAAAAGGATGTCGATCTCATTATGGGCACCTACAGCAAGTCCCTCGCGTCTATCGGCGGGTTCATCGCCGGCGATGAGGACGTCATCCATTATATAAAGCATTTCGGCAGGGCGCTCATTTTCAGCGCGAGCCCGCCGCCCGCCTCGGTAGCGTCGGTGAGCGCGGCCCTCGACATCATCGAGAGCGAGTCGGAGCGGATCGAGCGGCTCTGGGCGAATACGAACAAGATGCTCGCCGCCTTCAGGGAGCTCGGCTTCGAGATAGGACCGAGCCAGACACCCATCATCCCGGTCATCGTCGGCGAGGACGAGACCGCCTTCAGGATGGTGATGGCGCTGCAGCAGGAGGGGGTCTTCGCCAATGTCGCCGTCTCTCCTGCCGTGCCCCCGGGCAAGGCGCTGATCCGGACGAGCTATATGGCGACGCATACGGAAGAGCAGCTCGACCGGGTGATCGAGGCGTTCAAGAAGGTCGGCAAGGCCTTCGGCCTGATCTGA
- a CDS encoding GNAT family N-acetyltransferase: protein MNTEAQVEVREVTTKRDLERFIRFPLSLYAHNPLYSPQLNRDMRVHFSSRNPFVRDNEVTYFLAVREGAVVGRVASILNPDHLRLHNEKTGFFGFFESINDPAVAAALLQRAAGELRGKGMETLRGPMSFSTNEECGFLLEGFSDPPMLMTPYNYPYYNDLATGFGMEKSKDLYAFIYDFKTELPDKVTRVAALAEQRGVTVRPVEKRRFMADMGVFREIYNAAWEKNWGFLPLSEDELEYSAGRLKPLAVPELTLIAEREGEPIGFLGLIPDFNSVLRHMHGALTPVTLLKALYYSRKITALRLLLYGIKAEYRNRGVDALLFKKGFDAILKSGYRTIEFSWILEDNMPVIRIAELFGARLYKKYRIYEKKIAL from the coding sequence ATGAACACAGAGGCGCAGGTAGAAGTACGGGAAGTAACCACGAAACGCGATCTCGAGCGCTTCATACGATTTCCGCTCTCCCTCTACGCGCACAATCCCCTGTATTCGCCCCAACTGAACAGGGACATGCGCGTCCACTTCTCCTCACGCAATCCCTTCGTCAGGGATAATGAGGTCACCTATTTTCTCGCGGTCAGGGAGGGTGCGGTCGTCGGCCGCGTCGCTTCCATTCTCAATCCCGACCACCTGCGGCTCCACAACGAGAAGACGGGCTTTTTCGGGTTCTTCGAGTCGATAAACGATCCTGCTGTTGCCGCCGCCCTCTTGCAGCGGGCCGCCGGCGAGCTGCGCGGGAAGGGAATGGAGACGCTGCGCGGTCCCATGAGCTTTTCGACGAACGAGGAGTGCGGCTTTCTCCTGGAAGGGTTTTCCGACCCGCCGATGCTCATGACTCCGTATAATTATCCCTATTACAACGATCTCGCGACCGGCTTCGGTATGGAAAAATCCAAGGACCTTTACGCGTTCATCTATGACTTCAAGACAGAGCTCCCCGATAAGGTGACGCGTGTCGCTGCGCTGGCGGAACAGCGGGGCGTCACCGTGCGGCCCGTCGAGAAGAGACGCTTTATGGCTGACATGGGAGTGTTCAGGGAGATTTACAATGCAGCCTGGGAGAAGAACTGGGGGTTCCTGCCGCTCTCCGAAGACGAGCTGGAGTACTCGGCAGGACGGCTCAAGCCGCTCGCGGTCCCCGAGCTCACGCTCATCGCCGAAAGAGAGGGCGAGCCGATCGGATTCCTCGGGCTCATTCCCGATTTCAACAGCGTCCTGCGGCATATGCACGGCGCCCTCACCCCGGTCACCCTGCTGAAAGCGCTCTACTACTCCCGGAAGATCACTGCGCTCAGGCTGCTGCTCTACGGCATCAAGGCCGAATACCGCAACAGGGGCGTCGACGCGCTGCTCTTCAAGAAGGGATTCGACGCTATCCTGAAAAGCGGTTATCGAACTATAGAGTTCTCCTGGATCCTCGAGGACAACATGCCGGTCATACGGATCGCCGAGCTCTTCGGCGCACGACTGTACAAGAAATACAGGATCTACGAAAAGAAAATCGCGTTATAG
- a CDS encoding beta-ketoacyl-ACP synthase II, with protein sequence MQRVVITGIGAVTPLAPDFRGSWNRMLEGASGLARAAGRDLSSLPWSVVGEVKGFDPSPYLSEKERRQLDPFIHYALAAAVMAAEDAGLLPHIPEERARSPRIARSGESSGVIIGSSRGGIGTLERALHASAAGRRPSPFLMPATTISMAASIIAQKLRTSGVCLGISTACASGANAVGEAFRMIRSGQASRVFAGGTEAPLCRIGVSGYGSSGALSRLSDASASRPFDRQRDGFVLAEGAAVLVLEEYHAARLRNAPVYAEIIGYSTLSDGHHLTRPQREGEARAISAALDDAGVGPEAVDYINAHATSTPLGDRTEAEALHQVFGRRAARLPVSALKSMTGHMLAASGAFEIACTAMSLKEEIIPPTINLSEKDPSCDLNVITEPSCLPMTVALSSSFGFGGINAVLALKK encoded by the coding sequence ATGCAACGGGTGGTCATTACAGGAATCGGCGCGGTGACCCCTCTCGCTCCTGACTTCCGCGGCTCATGGAACAGGATGCTCGAAGGAGCTTCGGGCCTGGCCAGGGCTGCGGGACGCGATCTCTCCAGCCTCCCCTGGAGCGTCGTCGGTGAGGTCAAGGGCTTCGATCCCTCGCCGTATCTCTCGGAAAAGGAGCGCCGGCAGCTCGACCCCTTCATCCATTACGCCCTTGCCGCGGCGGTCATGGCTGCAGAGGATGCCGGGCTCTTGCCGCATATCCCGGAAGAGCGGGCACGCTCCCCGCGTATAGCCCGTTCAGGGGAAAGTTCCGGCGTTATTATCGGTTCGAGCAGGGGCGGCATCGGCACCCTGGAACGGGCACTTCATGCATCTGCCGCTGGCAGACGCCCCTCTCCCTTCCTGATGCCGGCCACCACGATCAGTATGGCAGCCTCGATCATCGCGCAGAAGCTCCGGACCTCCGGTGTCTGCCTCGGGATCTCTACTGCCTGCGCCTCGGGAGCCAATGCCGTGGGCGAGGCCTTCCGCATGATACGCTCCGGCCAGGCATCACGGGTCTTCGCCGGCGGCACGGAAGCGCCGCTCTGCAGGATCGGGGTGAGCGGTTACGGCAGCTCGGGAGCGCTCTCGCGCCTGTCCGATGCTTCTGCAAGCAGGCCCTTCGACCGGCAGAGGGACGGCTTTGTCCTCGCCGAAGGCGCGGCAGTGCTGGTCCTCGAGGAGTATCACGCGGCCCGGCTGAGGAACGCACCGGTCTATGCCGAGATCATCGGCTACAGCACGCTCTCCGACGGCCATCATCTCACCCGGCCGCAGAGAGAGGGAGAGGCGCGGGCGATAAGCGCAGCCCTCGACGATGCGGGGGTCGGGCCTGAAGCGGTCGATTATATAAACGCCCACGCCACCTCTACGCCGCTGGGCGACCGTACCGAAGCAGAGGCGCTCCACCAGGTCTTCGGCAGGCGTGCGGCACGCCTGCCGGTCAGCGCCCTCAAATCGATGACAGGCCATATGCTCGCCGCCTCAGGAGCGTTCGAGATAGCCTGCACCGCCATGAGCCTGAAGGAAGAGATCATACCTCCGACCATCAATCTTTCCGAAAAAGACCCGTCGTGCGATCTCAATGTCATAACCGAACCGAGCTGCCTGCCTATGACCGTGGCATTATCGAGCTCGTTCGGCTTCGGCGGGATCAACGCGGTGCTGGCGCTTAAAAAATAA